In Streptomyces sp. SN-593, a single genomic region encodes these proteins:
- a CDS encoding LysR family transcriptional regulator, with the protein MDLDTVRTFVAAADAGRFHEAAAELAVTQQAVSKRIAALERDLGVRLFTRTARGADLTIDGQAFLPHARELLRVAERAAASVGAGRRQLRVDVLTSRGAGSGLMRDFHRTHPEVELDVLMLFDIDTAVASIRSGAIDASFRAVTVPGRPLPEDVVSARVLDEPLELLTGPGHALAGARSVTVARLAGHRIWMPGIVPGTEWAAYYDALLAAYDLSIEATGPNFGSDALLDTIADTPALATFTGARTRLVWPAGYGLRRIPVTDPTPVYPHSLLWHRDNPHPALAALRAHLAAAAPARGAPGTWTPAWAAPH; encoded by the coding sequence ATGGATCTCGACACCGTGCGGACCTTCGTCGCGGCCGCCGACGCCGGGCGGTTCCATGAGGCCGCCGCCGAACTGGCGGTCACCCAGCAGGCCGTGTCCAAGCGGATCGCCGCGTTGGAGCGCGACCTCGGGGTCCGGCTGTTCACCCGCACCGCCCGCGGCGCGGACCTCACCATCGACGGCCAGGCGTTCCTGCCGCACGCGCGCGAACTGCTGCGCGTCGCCGAGCGCGCCGCGGCCTCGGTGGGCGCCGGGCGCCGGCAGCTCCGGGTGGACGTCCTCACCTCGCGCGGCGCGGGGTCGGGACTGATGCGCGACTTCCACCGTACGCACCCGGAGGTCGAACTCGACGTGCTGATGCTCTTCGACATCGACACCGCCGTCGCCTCGATCCGGTCCGGCGCGATCGACGCGTCCTTCCGGGCCGTCACCGTGCCCGGCCGGCCCCTGCCGGAGGACGTCGTGTCGGCCCGGGTGCTCGACGAGCCGCTCGAACTGCTCACCGGACCCGGCCACGCGCTGGCCGGCGCACGGTCGGTGACCGTCGCCCGACTGGCCGGGCACCGGATCTGGATGCCCGGCATCGTCCCCGGCACCGAGTGGGCCGCCTACTACGACGCACTGCTCGCCGCGTACGACCTGTCCATCGAGGCCACCGGCCCCAACTTCGGCTCCGACGCGCTGCTCGACACCATCGCTGACACCCCCGCGCTGGCGACCTTCACGGGCGCCCGCACCCGCCTGGTCTGGCCCGCCGGGTACGGGCTGCGCCGCATCCCGGTGACCGACCCGACGCCGGTGTACCCGCACTCCCTGCTCTGGCACCGGGACAACCCGCATCCGGCGCTGGCCGCCCTGCGCGCCCACCTGGCCGCCGCGGCCCCGGCCCGCGGCGCGCCCGGCACCTGGACCCCGGCCTGGGCGGCGCCGCACTGA
- a CDS encoding MarR family winged helix-turn-helix transcriptional regulator, with amino-acid sequence MVDESGTEPGAGHSGADCGIDAAAPGPGVTSVADAVVELLRTVRRSKARLLAAASDDVDSATQILLRTAAAEGPLRASALAASVQSDLSTVSRQVAALVGRGLLERRADPVDGRASLLVVTDSGQAVIAEHEKARTAFFAEVVGDWSPEECGRFARMLERFTAAYDTTHAHWMTEAALVRARSGETKEGMSA; translated from the coding sequence GTGGTGGACGAGAGCGGCACGGAGCCCGGCGCCGGGCACAGCGGCGCGGACTGCGGCATCGACGCGGCGGCACCCGGCCCCGGCGTGACGTCGGTCGCGGACGCCGTGGTCGAACTGCTGCGGACCGTACGGCGGTCCAAGGCGAGGCTGCTGGCCGCGGCGAGCGACGACGTCGACTCGGCGACCCAGATCCTGCTGCGGACCGCGGCGGCCGAGGGGCCGCTGCGGGCCAGCGCGCTGGCCGCCAGCGTCCAGTCGGACCTGTCGACGGTCAGCCGCCAGGTCGCCGCGCTGGTGGGCCGCGGGCTGCTGGAGCGCCGCGCCGACCCGGTGGACGGCAGGGCCAGCCTGCTGGTGGTGACCGACTCCGGCCAGGCCGTGATCGCCGAGCACGAGAAGGCCCGGACGGCCTTCTTCGCGGAGGTGGTCGGCGACTGGTCGCCCGAGGAGTGCGGCCGGTTCGCCCGGATGCTGGAACGGTTCACCGCCGCCTACGACACGACTCACGCACATTGGATGACCGAGGCGGCGCTGGTCCGAGCCCGTAGCGGTGAAACGAAGGAAGGCATGAGCGCATGA
- a CDS encoding MDR family MFS transporter encodes MSATSPGRTGAPSEGALSHRQILTILSGLVLGMFLAALDQTIVSTAIKTIGNDLDDLSAQAWVTTAFLITSTIAAPLFGKLSDLYGRKRLFMFSIVIFVVGSALCGLAQSMYELAAFRAFQGIGAGGIMPLALAVIGDIIPPRERARYQGYMMAVFASASVLGPVLGGLFSGTDSFLGTAGWRWIFYINVPVAAIALVVIAKVLHLDHVRRERRIDWWGSVLLAVGLVPLLVVAEQGQSWGWASAGAFACYLTGAAGLALFVWVEHRMGDDALLPLRLFRSSTFSVASAQVAIIGMAMFGGMSVIPLYLQIVKGASPTKSGLLMLPMVAGLMLASLGSGRLIARTGRYKVFPVVGSVLMVLGMSVMTTIGADTPLWRTDIYMAVFGIGLGLNMQSLVLAMQNAVPAKDMGVASASSTFFRSIGGTLGTAIFLSVLFSQAGSKIGHAYTKAAGDPAFVAAGRAHPDQIAALHQHLGGGLDDTSFLNSLARPISHPFFAGFSSAGDVVFTIVAVLLLAAIVLSVRLKEVPLRLVSGNQARSQAEAPGAVPAEDAGAPAGTAAAPGPGLSPGTATVPGTALAAEAPPAGPAN; translated from the coding sequence ATGAGCGCCACCTCGCCCGGCAGGACCGGCGCGCCGTCGGAGGGCGCGCTGTCCCACCGGCAGATACTCACGATCCTGTCCGGTCTCGTCCTCGGCATGTTCCTCGCCGCGCTGGACCAGACGATCGTGTCGACCGCGATCAAGACGATAGGCAACGACCTCGACGACCTGTCCGCGCAGGCATGGGTCACCACCGCGTTCCTCATCACCTCGACGATCGCCGCACCGCTGTTCGGCAAACTGTCCGACCTCTACGGCCGCAAGCGGCTGTTCATGTTCTCGATCGTGATCTTCGTGGTCGGGTCCGCGCTGTGCGGCCTGGCCCAGTCGATGTACGAACTGGCCGCGTTCCGCGCCTTCCAGGGCATCGGGGCCGGCGGCATCATGCCGCTCGCCCTGGCCGTGATCGGCGACATCATCCCGCCGCGCGAGCGCGCCCGCTACCAGGGCTACATGATGGCGGTCTTCGCCAGCGCCTCGGTCCTCGGCCCGGTCCTGGGCGGCCTGTTCTCCGGCACCGACAGCTTCCTCGGCACCGCCGGCTGGCGCTGGATCTTCTACATCAACGTGCCCGTGGCGGCGATCGCGCTGGTCGTCATCGCCAAGGTGCTGCACCTGGACCACGTCCGCCGTGAGCGGCGCATCGACTGGTGGGGGTCGGTGCTGCTGGCCGTCGGCCTGGTGCCGCTGCTGGTCGTCGCCGAGCAGGGCCAGAGCTGGGGCTGGGCCTCGGCCGGCGCGTTCGCCTGCTACCTGACCGGCGCCGCCGGCCTCGCGCTGTTCGTCTGGGTCGAGCACCGGATGGGCGACGACGCGCTGCTGCCGCTGCGGCTCTTCCGCAGCAGCACCTTCTCGGTCGCCTCGGCCCAGGTCGCGATCATCGGCATGGCCATGTTCGGCGGCATGTCGGTGATCCCGCTCTACCTCCAGATCGTCAAGGGCGCCTCGCCGACCAAGTCCGGGCTGCTCATGCTCCCGATGGTCGCGGGACTGATGCTCGCGTCCCTCGGCTCGGGCCGGCTCATCGCGCGGACCGGCCGCTACAAGGTCTTCCCGGTGGTCGGCTCGGTCCTGATGGTGCTCGGAATGAGCGTGATGACCACGATCGGCGCGGACACGCCCCTGTGGCGGACCGACATCTACATGGCGGTCTTCGGCATCGGCCTCGGCCTGAACATGCAGAGCCTGGTCCTGGCGATGCAGAACGCCGTACCGGCCAAGGACATGGGCGTGGCCTCCGCGTCCTCGACGTTCTTCCGCTCCATCGGCGGCACGCTCGGTACCGCGATCTTCCTGTCCGTGCTCTTCTCGCAGGCCGGCTCCAAGATCGGCCACGCGTACACGAAGGCGGCGGGCGACCCGGCCTTCGTCGCGGCCGGCAGGGCCCACCCGGACCAGATCGCGGCGCTCCACCAGCACCTGGGCGGCGGGCTGGACGACACGTCCTTCCTCAACAGCCTCGCCCGGCCGATCAGCCACCCGTTCTTCGCGGGCTTCTCCTCCGCCGGCGACGTCGTCTTCACGATCGTGGCCGTGCTGCTGCTGGCGGCGATCGTGCTGTCCGTCCGCCTCAAGGAGGTGCCGCTGCGCCTGGTCTCGGGCAACCAGGCGCGCAGCCAGGCGGAGGCCCCCGGCGCGGTCCCGGCCGAGGACGCCGGCGCGCCGGCCGGAACCGCCGCCGCGCCCGGCCCGGGGCTCTCCCCCGGCACCGCCACGGTTCCCGGCACCGCGCTCGCCGCCGAGGCTCCCCCGGCCGGCCCGGCGAACTGA
- a CDS encoding Xaa-Pro dipeptidyl-peptidase — MFVLLAPGAAHARPGPLDTGSQPVDSYAGAIRQSVWVDTGLDGDHDGKTDRVAADIIRPSEPAAAGQKVPVIMDASPYYSCCGRGNESQVKTYDTSGNPVGFPLFYDNYFVPRGYAVVLVDLAGTDRSDGCVDVGGASDITSAKSVIDWLNGRATAYTTRTGGTTAQAGWSNGSVGMIGKSWDATVANGVAATGVDGLKTIVDISGISSWYDYYFAQGAALYDGGPDALASAVESSGAQSRCSAEQQALRTGAPRNGDWTTAWQDRDYYANASKVKASVFVAQGMQDLNVRTKNFGQWWDALAANGVQRKIWLSQTGHVDPFDYRRSAWVDTLHQWFDHYLMNVDNGVQSQPMADIERTPDHWTTDAVWPAPGTTATQVALKPGAANGLGTLSAGAPPATGTEKFTDNPARSEDDWAAQATQATADKASFTTGVLSSDLRLSGGGTVTLTATPSTTSAHLSAVLVDLGPATIRDYEAGGEGITTLGTRSCWGDSTSGDSACYLDTAADTESVQQTVFSRGWADLGHYAPSLKGVSLTPGKAYTITLQLASSDHVVPAGHRLALIVAGTDNGLIVAPSTKPAISIDLSRSSANLPLVGGLPALAHALHGASGQHAAAPAAPATAPSRGHDPTAALPASPAERLR; from the coding sequence ATGTTCGTCCTCCTCGCCCCGGGCGCCGCCCACGCCCGCCCGGGCCCGTTGGACACCGGCAGCCAGCCGGTCGACTCGTACGCCGGCGCCATCCGGCAGTCGGTGTGGGTCGACACCGGCCTCGACGGCGACCACGACGGGAAGACGGACCGCGTGGCGGCCGACATCATCAGGCCCTCCGAGCCCGCCGCCGCGGGCCAGAAGGTGCCGGTGATCATGGACGCCAGCCCGTACTACTCCTGCTGCGGCCGCGGAAACGAGAGCCAGGTCAAGACGTACGACACGAGCGGCAACCCGGTCGGGTTCCCGCTTTTCTACGACAACTACTTCGTGCCGCGCGGCTACGCGGTGGTGCTGGTGGACCTGGCCGGCACCGACCGCTCGGACGGCTGCGTCGACGTCGGCGGCGCGTCCGACATCACCTCGGCCAAGTCCGTCATCGACTGGCTGAACGGCAGAGCCACCGCGTACACCACGCGCACCGGCGGCACCACGGCGCAGGCGGGCTGGTCCAACGGCTCGGTCGGCATGATCGGCAAGAGCTGGGACGCCACCGTCGCCAACGGCGTGGCCGCCACCGGGGTCGACGGCCTGAAGACCATCGTGGACATCAGCGGGATCAGCTCCTGGTACGACTACTACTTCGCGCAGGGCGCGGCGCTCTACGACGGCGGGCCCGACGCCCTCGCCTCCGCGGTGGAGAGCTCCGGCGCGCAGTCCCGCTGCTCCGCCGAACAGCAGGCCCTGCGCACCGGGGCGCCGCGCAACGGCGACTGGACCACCGCCTGGCAGGACCGCGACTACTACGCCAACGCGTCCAAGGTGAAGGCGAGCGTCTTCGTCGCGCAGGGCATGCAGGACCTCAACGTCCGCACCAAGAACTTCGGCCAGTGGTGGGACGCGCTCGCCGCGAACGGCGTGCAGCGCAAGATCTGGCTGTCGCAGACCGGCCACGTGGACCCGTTCGACTACCGCCGCTCCGCCTGGGTCGACACCCTCCACCAGTGGTTCGACCACTACCTGATGAACGTCGACAACGGCGTGCAGAGCCAGCCGATGGCCGACATCGAGCGCACCCCCGACCACTGGACGACCGACGCGGTCTGGCCCGCGCCGGGCACCACCGCGACCCAGGTCGCCCTGAAGCCGGGCGCCGCGAACGGCCTCGGCACCCTGAGCGCCGGCGCCCCGCCTGCCACCGGGACGGAGAAGTTCACCGACAACCCGGCGCGGAGCGAGGACGACTGGGCCGCACAGGCGACCCAGGCGACGGCCGACAAGGCGTCCTTCACCACCGGCGTGCTCTCCAGCGACCTGAGGCTGTCGGGCGGCGGCACGGTGACGCTCACCGCTACCCCGTCCACCACCAGCGCCCACCTGTCCGCGGTCCTGGTCGACCTCGGCCCGGCGACCATCCGCGACTACGAGGCGGGCGGCGAGGGCATCACCACCCTCGGCACCCGGTCCTGCTGGGGCGACAGCACCTCGGGCGACAGCGCCTGCTACCTCGACACCGCGGCCGACACCGAGAGCGTCCAGCAGACCGTGTTCAGCCGCGGCTGGGCCGACCTCGGGCACTACGCCCCGTCGCTGAAGGGCGTCTCGCTCACGCCGGGCAAGGCGTACACCATCACCCTCCAGCTCGCCTCCAGCGACCACGTGGTGCCGGCCGGGCACCGGCTCGCACTCATCGTGGCCGGCACGGACAACGGGCTCATCGTGGCGCCCAGCACGAAGCCGGCGATCAGCATCGACCTGTCCCGCTCCAGCGCGAACCTGCCGCTCGTCGGAGGTCTGCCGGCGCTCGCCCACGCGCTGCACGGCGCCTCCGGCCAGCACGCGGCGGCGCCCGCCGCTCCGGCCACCGCGCCCTCCCGCGGGCACGACCCGACCGCGGCCCTGCCGGCGTCGCCGGCCGAACGCCTGCGCTGA
- a CDS encoding extracellular solute-binding protein: MPKARNRIGMTAMALAGALLLASCGSSGGSTGDGKTLKLWHYEAPDSAMGIAWNQAIAEFKKEHPGVKVEFEAKGFEQIQKTASMVLNSDDAPDVMEYNKGNSTAGLLAKQGLLTDLTPEVTKYGWDKELSPNVAITSRYDAQGVMGSGDWYGVPDFGEYTMVYYNKDLFAKNGVQVPTTPEQFTAALAAFKAKGITPLADAGAEYPAQQYFYQLALSKADRAWVDAFQLYKGKVDFHDAAWTYAANTFADWVAKGYIAKTSSSAKAEDAGVSFINGKYPIFFSGSWWYGRFKSENKFAWGSFLWPGSKLTPGSGGNLWVVPKKAKNKQLAYDFIDLTMQKAVQNTLGNNGGIPVAASPTAVTDPASKTLIANFDKVSAADGLAFYPDWPVPGFYDVMVSAVQKLITGTAKPDQVLDELQKAYDAGVPTS, encoded by the coding sequence ATGCCGAAGGCGCGCAACCGAATCGGAATGACCGCGATGGCCCTGGCCGGCGCCCTGCTCCTCGCTTCGTGCGGGAGTTCGGGCGGTTCGACGGGCGACGGCAAGACCCTCAAGCTCTGGCACTACGAAGCACCCGACAGTGCGATGGGCATCGCCTGGAACCAGGCGATCGCCGAGTTCAAGAAGGAACACCCGGGCGTCAAGGTGGAGTTCGAGGCCAAGGGCTTCGAGCAGATCCAGAAGACCGCCTCGATGGTCCTCAACTCCGACGACGCACCGGACGTCATGGAGTACAACAAGGGCAACTCCACCGCCGGCCTGCTCGCCAAGCAGGGGCTGCTCACCGACCTGACCCCCGAAGTGACCAAGTACGGCTGGGACAAGGAGCTCAGCCCCAACGTGGCCATCACCAGCCGCTACGACGCGCAGGGCGTGATGGGCTCCGGCGACTGGTACGGCGTGCCCGACTTCGGCGAGTACACGATGGTCTACTACAACAAGGACCTCTTCGCGAAGAACGGCGTCCAGGTCCCCACCACACCGGAGCAGTTCACCGCGGCGCTGGCCGCCTTCAAGGCCAAGGGCATCACCCCGCTCGCCGACGCGGGCGCGGAGTACCCGGCGCAGCAGTACTTCTACCAGCTCGCCCTGTCGAAGGCCGACCGCGCCTGGGTCGACGCCTTCCAGCTCTACAAGGGCAAGGTGGACTTCCACGACGCGGCCTGGACCTACGCGGCGAACACCTTCGCCGACTGGGTCGCCAAGGGCTACATCGCCAAGACCTCCAGCAGCGCGAAGGCGGAGGACGCCGGCGTCTCGTTCATCAACGGCAAGTACCCGATCTTCTTCTCGGGAAGCTGGTGGTACGGGCGCTTCAAGAGCGAGAACAAGTTCGCCTGGGGCTCGTTCCTGTGGCCCGGCTCGAAGCTGACCCCGGGGTCCGGCGGCAACCTGTGGGTCGTCCCGAAGAAGGCGAAGAACAAGCAACTCGCCTACGACTTCATCGACCTCACCATGCAGAAAGCGGTGCAGAACACGCTCGGCAACAACGGCGGCATCCCGGTGGCGGCCTCTCCCACGGCCGTCACCGACCCCGCCTCGAAGACCCTCATCGCGAACTTCGACAAGGTCTCCGCCGCCGACGGCCTCGCCTTCTACCCCGACTGGCCGGTCCCCGGGTTCTACGACGTGATGGTCTCCGCCGTCCAGAAGCTCATCACCGGCACCGCGAAACCGGACCAGGTGCTGGACGAGTTGCAGAAGGCGTACGACGCGGGCGTGCCGACGTCATGA